In one Myotis daubentonii chromosome 1, mMyoDau2.1, whole genome shotgun sequence genomic region, the following are encoded:
- the SOWAHB gene encoding ankyrin repeat domain-containing protein SOWAHB: MAQELSQEALLDFLCQAGGRVTNAALLSHFKSFLRDPGASPGQHQRRRELFKGFVNSVAAVRQDPDGTKYVVLKKRYRDLLGEEGLQRPRDPPAAAAPAGGAAPCSPPAARPGEAPRQPRRRRRGKEQEEEPAGAAAPAADPGCNGLSASGAREAARGGGGRRRGSDPRAPVSAAAAAAAQVGAKCAAAETQGRCCWECLQNGLGGLPGEPLAGALPDPATAREEPARAPAAPDDRRAPGQEQGGAPAEPAPVPAAPLSSPPTVEATGSGASPPALLSSCPPPGDRPELMTPGDLHHSRQQLQQQQQQQRTREWVARHPHAHEARDQGPTRVWSVLPENFPLELGFGVPEPNSAPLDPPVSPHSLSPAVPEAWPGNAPLAVFRSIRSQLSLQELDDFVDQNSHSSEESSSGPKESPGGSEEGLRIALGTPDWRKLRNSAGGLSPKEGDCSRSPQGLRNRGDGHAPQQVPPGANGLAGQPQEPLPSPAPRLRRSLRMSSRAGRAALSSSDEECLEEDLLKRSRRPPRSRKPSKAGAASSPRVDAALTPNPADVKAAVAARGRLHSVCAPGRQAPAALVPHRPEHKPSLVPLDAREHEWMVKLATGSWIRVLTLFWEDPQLALHKDFLTGYTALHWIAKHGDLRALQDFVGSAQKARVALDVNAKSSGGYTPLHLAAIHGHQGVMKLLVERLASRVNVRDSSGKKPWQYLTRNTSGEIWQLLGGPRGKPIFPVYPLVRSSSPTRKAKSREISRHITRKTSLAALLKSQHHRWKSANQYEKFPTPKEREEDSD, from the coding sequence ATGGCCCAGGAGTTGAGCCAGGAGGCACTGCTGGACTTTCTGTGCCAGGCCGGGGGCCGAGTGACCAACGCCGCCTTGCTGAGCCACTTCAAGAGCTTCCTCCGCGACCCCGGCGCGTCCCCCGGCCAGCACCAGCGCCGCCGCGAGCTCTTCAAGGGCTTCGTTAATTCGGTCGCCGCAGTGCGCCAGGACCCCGACGGCACCAAGTACGTGGTTCTCAAGAAGAGGTACAGGGACCTTTTGGGCGAGGAGGGGCTGCAGCGACCCCGAGACCCGCCCGCGGCCGCCGCCCCTGCAGGGGGAGCTGCGCCCTGCTCCCCGCCCGCCGCGCGCCCAGGGGAGGCGCCGCGCCagccgaggcggcggcggcgggggaaggagcaggaggaggagccagcAGGTGCCGCAGCGCCCGCAGCGGATCCAGGTTGCAATGGACTCTCCGCCAGCGGCGCCCGGGAGGCGGCCCGGGGAGGCGGCGGCCGAAGACGCGGCTCTGACCCCAGGGCGCCGGTgtccgcggcggcggcggcagctgcCCAGGTCGGAGCGAAATGCGCGGCGGCGGAGACGCAGGGCCGCTGCTGCTGGGAATGTCTCCAGAACGGCCTGGGGGGGCTCCCGGGCGAGCCGCTGGCCGGCGCACTCCCCGACCCCGCCACCGCTCGGGAGGAGCCGGCGCGGGCTCCAGCTGCCCCAGATGACCGCAGGGCTCCCGGCCAGGAGCAGGGAGGCGCTCCCGCTGAGCCTGCGCCGGTACCTGCagcgcccctctcttctcctccaaCCGTCGAGGCTACTGGGAGCGGGGCTTCCCCGCCTGCCCTCCTTTCCAGCTGTCCTCCTCCCGGAGACCGGCCGGAGCTGATGACCCCGGGCGACCTCCATCACTccaggcagcagctgcagcagcagcagcagcagcagcgcacTCGGGAATGGGTGGCCAGACATCCCCACGCGCACGAGGCCCGGGACCAGGGCCCCACCAGAGTCTGGTCAGTGCTGCCAGAGAACTTCCCCTTGGAGCTGGGCTTCGGGGTCCCAGAGCCTAATTCAGCGCCTTTAGACCCTCCTGTTTcccctcattctctctcccctgctgTTCCGGAGGCCTGGCCCGGGAACGCCCCCTTGGCAGTCTTTCGCAGCATTCGTTCTCAGCTGTCCCTCCAAGAACTGGATGACTTTGTGGACCAGAACAGTCACAGCAGCGAGGAGAGCAGCAGTGGGCCCAAAGAGTCCCCTGGGGGTTCTGAAGAGGGGCTGCGCATCGCCCTAGGAACCCCAGATTGGAGAAAGCTCAGGAATTCAGCTGGAGGCCTTTCTCCGAAGGAGGGCGACTGCAGCAGGAGCCCTCAAGGCCTCAGAAACAGAGGGGATGGGCACGCCCCTCAGCAGGTTCCACCTGGGGCGAATGGTCTTGCCGGCCAGCCCCAGGAGCCCTTGCCCTCACCAGCTCCCAGGTTAAGGAGATCCCTCAGGATGAGCTCTCGGGCAGGGAGAGCTGCATTGTCCTCCTCGGATGAGGAGTGTCTTGAGGAGGACTTGCTGAAAAGGAGCCGGCGCCCGCCAAGGTCCAGGAAACCCTCTAAGGCAGGAGCCGCGTCCAGCCCCAGGGTGGATGCTGCGTTGACACCGAACCCGGCTGATGTGAAAGCTGCTGTTGCTGCCAGGGGTCGTCTACACAGTGTGTGCGCCCCAGGTAGGCAGGCGCCTGCAGCCTTGGTCCCGCACAGACCGGAGCACAAGCCGTCTCTGGTGCCCCTGGATGCCAGGGAGCATGAATGGATGGTGAAGCTTGCCACTGGCTCTTGGATTCGCGTGTTGACTTTGTTTTGGGAGGATCCTCAGCTGGCTTTGCACAAAGACTTCTTGACTGGGTACACGGCTTTGCACTGGATAGCCAAACATGGCGACCTCAGGGCCCTGCAGGACTTCGTGGGGAGTGCCCAGAAGGCAAGGGTTGCTCTTGATGTGAATGCGAAGTCCAGTGGTGGGTATACCCCTCTGCACCTTGCAGCCATTCATGGCCACCAGGGGGTCATGAAATTGCTCGTGGAAAGGCTGGCTTCGCGGGTGAATGTCCGGGACAGCAGTGGGAAGAAGCCTTGGCAGTATCTGACCCGTAATACCTCTGGGGAAATATGGCAGCTCCTGGGAGGCCCTCGGGGCAAGCCTATTTTTCCTGTCTATCCCTTAGTCCGAAGCTCTTCCCCCACCAGGAAGGCCAAGAGCCGGGAGATATCTAGACATATCACCCGAAAGACTTCCCTTGCTGCGCTACTCAAAAGTCAGCACCACAGGTGGAAATCGGCCAACCAGTATGAGAAATTCCCCACTCccaaggaaagagaagaggacaGTGACTAA